DNA from Dietzia lutea:
AAGGCGTACGTCCGCTGGGATCCCGAGGCCGGCGACGGGGCCGGCCGCTGGGTGAGTGACGACGTCCCCGACTTCGAGGCCGACAAGTCGCCCGACTACATCCCGCCGGACGGCGCGGTCGGTCCGGAGGCGATCGGCGGCGCGCAGCCGTTCATCATGCAGGACGACGGCATGGGCTGGCTCTACGCTCCCCGCGGTCTCGCCGACGGTCCGCTGCCCGCGCACTACGAGCCGCCGGAATCGCCCGTGGCCAACCCGATCTACCCGGATCGGGACGCCAACCCCGCACGGTCCATCCGTCCCGGCCGGTACAACGAGACGCAGCCGTCGCACGGCGATCCGGGCGCGGACGTCTTCCCGTTCGTCTTCACGACCTACCGCCTGACCGAGCATCACACGGCGGGGGCCATGAGCCGGACGCTGCCGTACCTGTCCGAGCTGCAGCCGGAGTTCTTCTGCGAGGTCTCCCCCGAGCTCGCGCGGGAGCGGGGCCTGGTCAACGGCGGGTGGGCCACGATCGTGACCGCCCGGTCCGCGATCGAGGCCCGCGTCCTGGTGACCCGACGGATGACGCCGCTGCAGATCGACGGCCGGACCCTCCACCAGATCGGCCTGCCGTACCACTGGGGCGGCAACGGTGTGAGCATCGGTGACCCGGCCAACGACCTGTTGCCGCAGCAACTCGACCCCAACGTGTCCATCCCCGCGACCAAGGCGACGAGCTGTGACATCGTCGCGGGACGTCGCCCGCGTGGCCCCGCGCTACTCGAGTTCGTCGAGGAGTACCGTCGCCGCGCCGGCGTGACCCCCGAACCGGGAACGGAGAGCTGAACCATGTCCGCCTTCCTGTCCGACCTCGGACGGTCCTTCTTCGGTGACATCGATCCGGCCGAGGACAACGGCTATTCGGATCCACCGCCGCGCAAGGGCTTCTTCACCGACACCAGCGTGTGCATCGGCTGCAAGGCCTGCGAGGTGGCGTGCAAGGAGTGGAACCTCATCCCCGAGGACGGCGTCGAGCTGTCGGGGATGTCGTATGACAACACGCAGGCGCTGGGGGCGTCGACGTGGCGGCACGTCGCGTTCATCGAGCAGGAGGTGCCCGCGCGCGTGGCGGAGGCGTCCGTCGCGCCGGCGCCGAGCGCGCCCGTCGACCTGGGCATGCCCGCGCCGACCCTGCCCGGTGACTCCCCCGACGCCGCCGAGCCCACCGACTTCCGCTGGCTGATGGAGTCGGACGTGTGCAAGCACTGCACCCACGCGGCGTGCGTGGACGTGTGCCCGACCGGTGCGCTCATGCACACGGAGTTCGGCACGGTCGTGGTGCAGAACGACATCTGCAACGGCTGCGGGTACTGCGTGAGCGCGTGCCCGTACGGCGTGATCGAGCGGCGCTCGGGGCCGGCGGGGAACCCGGCGGTGGGCATCGCTCAGAAGTGCACGCTCTGCTACGACCGCCTCACCGAGGGCCAGACCCCGGCCTGCGCCAAGGCGTGCCCCACCGACTCGATCCAGTTCGGTGATCTCGACGAGCTCCGCGAGCGGGCGGCCGGCCGACTGGACCAGCTGGTCGAGGCCGGCGAGCCCAACGCCCAGCTGTACGGCCACGACACCCGCAACGGCGTCGGCGGCACGGGCGCGTTCTTCCTCCTGCTCGACGACCCCGAGGTGTACGGGCTACCGCCGGATCCCGTGGTGACGACGCGGCACGTGGGGGCGATGTGGCGCCAGGCGGCGCTGGCGGCCGTGACGCTGTTGGGCGGCGCGGTGGCCGCGTTCGCCGCGGGAGGCGGGGCCTGATGGCCGACGACGACAAGGCGGACGTCCCCGGAGGGCCGGGGCAGCGTGCCCGGACCCGCCGGAGAGGCCGCGGGGGCCGCGAGCAGCTCGTGGTGCCCCCCGCGGAGTTCCGGTCGTACTACGGCAAGCCGATCGTCAAGGCTCCGCCGTGGAAGTACGACATCGCGGCGTATCTCTTCCTCGGCGGGCTGGCCGGTGGCTCGTCGCTCCTCGCGGCCGGTGCGGACCTGGCCGGACTGCCCAATCAGCGCCGTTCGGCGCGGATCGTCGCCCTCGGTGGGATCACCGGCAGCCTGTACTACCTGGTCCACGACCTGGGGCGCCCGGAGCGGTTCCACCACATGCTGCGGGTCCTCAAGCTCACCTCGCCGATGAGCGTGGGCACGTGGATCCTCTCCGCGTACGGACCGTTCGCCGGGCTGGCGCTGGGTCAGGAGATCGTGCCGCTGCTGCCCGAGAAGCTCGCCCGGCGACTGCCCACCGAGCTCATCAGCCGGGCGTCGCGGCCCGCCGGCCTCGTCGCGGCGCTCGCCGCCCCGGCGGTCGCGTCCTACACGGCGGTGCTGCTCACCGACACGTCCCTGCCGAGTTGGAGCGCGGCGCGCCGCGAGCTGCCCTTCGTCTTCGTCGGCAGTGCCGCGGCCGCGTCCGGCGGGGTGGGCCTGTTGCTCAACCCGCTGGACGAGAGCGGCCCCGCCCGTCGGCTGGCGGTGGGCGGCGCCGCGCTCGAGCTGACCGCCGACCAGATCATGCAGCGATCCATGGGCATCACCGCGGAGCCCCTGCACGAGGGCCGGGCCGGGAAGTACCACCGGGCGGCGCAGGTCCTCACCGGCGCCGGTGCGGTGGGCGCGGTCCTCGGCCGGCGCAGTCGGCTGCTGTCCGCGGTGTCCGGACTGGCGATGGCCGCCGGGTCGGCGTGCACGCGGTGGGCGGTGTTCCACGCGGGCATGGCCTCGGCGGACGACCCGAAGTACGTGGTGGTGCCGCAGCGTGAGCGCCGGGACGCCCGCGGTGGCGGCGAGGCCTACGCGGAGCAGGTGGGCGACGACCGGGCCCGCTGACGACGACGGCGGCGGCGGCGGCGGCGGCGGACGAGCGTCCGCGGCACACCGCCCCCGCGGCCAACCGGATCAGGTGACGACGTGGCCCTCGTCGCCCTCGCGGCGGGTGAGCCCGCGCGCGGCGAGCGCCTCGAGCAGCGGCATCACCACGCGCCGCGAGGAGTTCAGATGTGTCCGGGCCGTGCTCGGGGTGAACGGCTGCGGCAACTGGCGCAGCCGGCGCACCGCCTCGTCGACGACGTTGGGACCCAGCCAGACGCCGGGTCCCAGTCCGGTCAGCAGTCCGGCGCGCTCGCACGCGGCCAGTTCGCGCGGCCCGAGGCCCAGCTCGGCGAGCTCATCGGCGGTGGGCGCGTCGAACGGGGCGACCCGCAGCCGCTCGGCCACCTGCTCCGCGGCGGACCGGACCTTCTCGGGCAGAGCAGCCGCACCGGCCGTCACTCGACCGCCCTCCGTACGCAGCGACGCGGCGGCGGGCTGCGCGAGCACCGCCTCCAGCAGCGCGGCATCCGGCAGGTCGAGAGCGCGACGCGCGGCCTCCGTGGGCAGCCCGGGGTCGAGGGGGTCGTCGCGGTCGTGCCCGCGGACGGCCTCGACCAGGCGACCGGCCAGCGCGGCCGCCCACTCCGGGTCGATGAGCCACCCGCGGTACGCCTCACCGACGGGCGGGGCGGACACGCCCCACGCCCGCAGGTCGTCGAGGTGCGCGACGCCCCGGCGACGCAGCTCGGACTCCAACTCCGGCGACTCGGGCACCTGCGCGAGCCCGGCCGCCCTCCGGCGGGCGGCCCCGCGGCGACGCAGCTCCGGGGGCGCGGGGTCGAGGACGACGGCTCCCGAGGGGATCCGGTCCGCGCCCGGTTCGCGCAGGATCAACCGGTCCCCGATCCGCATCGGCAGCGGCTCGGAGATCGTCAGCCGCGCGTGGCGCTCGTCGAGGGGCCGGACGCGCGCGGCCACCGCCGCCGAGCCGAGATGCACCATGACCTGCTCGGGCAGCGCGTCGGTCCCCCCGTCGACCCGCACGTCGACGGTGTCGACCGCCCGCCAGCGACCCGGCGCGACCAGGGTGCTGCCCCGCGGGACGTCGTCGGCGGCGACTCCGCGGAGGTTCACGGCCACCCGCGCCACCGCGGTCACCTCGTCCCTCTTGTGCCCGAGCGACTGCAGGCCGCGCACGGTGACGCGCGGACCCGACGGCCCTAGCTCGAGCGAGTCGCCCACGCGGATCGTGCCGGCGGGCAAGGTCCCGGTGACGACCGTGCCGGCGCCGCCGATCGTGAACGAGCGGTCCACCCACAGGCGCACGTCGGCGTCGGGATCGGGCCGGGGCAGGAGCGAGCCCAGTTCTGCCAGTTCGGCGCGCAGCCGGTCCAGGCCCTCGCCGGTGACCGCGGAGACGCACACGGCCGGAATGTCGGCGAGCGGGGTCCCCGCGAGCGCTTCGCGGGCCTCCGCCAACGCGAGCTCCGGTTCCAGCAGGTCGCTGCGGGTGATGACCAGGATCCCATGCCGCACCCGCAGGGCCGCGAGCGCGTCGAGGTGCTCGGCGGACTGCGGCATCCAGCCGTCGTCGGCCGCCACGACGAACATCACCGCCGGCACCGGCCCCACCCCGGCGAGCATGTTCGGG
Protein-coding regions in this window:
- a CDS encoding 4Fe-4S dicluster domain-containing protein, whose translation is MSAFLSDLGRSFFGDIDPAEDNGYSDPPPRKGFFTDTSVCIGCKACEVACKEWNLIPEDGVELSGMSYDNTQALGASTWRHVAFIEQEVPARVAEASVAPAPSAPVDLGMPAPTLPGDSPDAAEPTDFRWLMESDVCKHCTHAACVDVCPTGALMHTEFGTVVVQNDICNGCGYCVSACPYGVIERRSGPAGNPAVGIAQKCTLCYDRLTEGQTPACAKACPTDSIQFGDLDELRERAAGRLDQLVEAGEPNAQLYGHDTRNGVGGTGAFFLLLDDPEVYGLPPDPVVTTRHVGAMWRQAALAAVTLLGGAVAAFAAGGGA
- the nrfD gene encoding NrfD/PsrC family molybdoenzyme membrane anchor subunit, which produces MADDDKADVPGGPGQRARTRRRGRGGREQLVVPPAEFRSYYGKPIVKAPPWKYDIAAYLFLGGLAGGSSLLAAGADLAGLPNQRRSARIVALGGITGSLYYLVHDLGRPERFHHMLRVLKLTSPMSVGTWILSAYGPFAGLALGQEIVPLLPEKLARRLPTELISRASRPAGLVAALAAPAVASYTAVLLTDTSLPSWSAARRELPFVFVGSAAAASGGVGLLLNPLDESGPARRLAVGGAALELTADQIMQRSMGITAEPLHEGRAGKYHRAAQVLTGAGAVGAVLGRRSRLLSAVSGLAMAAGSACTRWAVFHAGMASADDPKYVVVPQRERRDARGGGEAYAEQVGDDRAR
- the selB gene encoding selenocysteine-specific translation elongation factor, coding for MFVVATAGHVDHGKSTLVRALTGEEPDRWEEEQRRGLTIDLGYASTTLDDGRTVAFVDVPGHRRFVPNMLAGVGPVPAVMFVVAADDGWMPQSAEHLDALAALRVRHGILVITRSDLLEPELALAEAREALAGTPLADIPAVCVSAVTGEGLDRLRAELAELGSLLPRPDPDADVRLWVDRSFTIGGAGTVVTGTLPAGTIRVGDSLELGPSGPRVTVRGLQSLGHKRDEVTAVARVAVNLRGVAADDVPRGSTLVAPGRWRAVDTVDVRVDGGTDALPEQVMVHLGSAAVAARVRPLDERHARLTISEPLPMRIGDRLILREPGADRIPSGAVVLDPAPPELRRRGAARRRAAGLAQVPESPELESELRRRGVAHLDDLRAWGVSAPPVGEAYRGWLIDPEWAAALAGRLVEAVRGHDRDDPLDPGLPTEAARRALDLPDAALLEAVLAQPAAASLRTEGGRVTAGAAALPEKVRSAAEQVAERLRVAPFDAPTADELAELGLGPRELAACERAGLLTGLGPGVWLGPNVVDEAVRRLRQLPQPFTPSTARTHLNSSRRVVMPLLEALAARGLTRREGDEGHVVT